A genomic window from Carassius auratus strain Wakin unplaced genomic scaffold, ASM336829v1 scaf_tig00035020, whole genome shotgun sequence includes:
- the LOC113081684 gene encoding cell division control protein 42 homolog: MQTIKCVVVGDGAVGKTCLLISYTTNKFPSEYVPTVFDNYAVTVMIGGEPYTLGLFDTAGQEDYDRLRPLSYPQTDVFLVCFSVVSPSSFENVKEKWVPEISHHCPRTPFLLVGTQVDLRDDSNTVEKLAKNKQRPISPESGEKLAKDLRAVKFVECSALTQRGLKNVFDEAILAALEPPETKPKKRCVLL, from the exons ATGCAAACCATAAAGTGTGTGGTGGTTGGAGATGGAGCTGTTGGAAAGACCTGCCTCCTCATCTCATACACAACCAACAAATTCCCTTCTGAATATGTTCCCACG GTTTTTGATAACTATGCTGTCACAGTAATGATTGGAGGTGAACCGTATACACTGGGTCTTTTTGACACAGCag GTCAGGAAGACTACGACAGACTCCGGCCACTCAGCTATCCGCAGACAGACGTCTTCCTTGTTTGCTTCTCTGTTGTTTCTCCTTCCTCCTTTGAGAATGTGAAAGAGAAG tgGGTACCAGAAATCTCTCACCACTGTCCACGCACTCCATTCCTTCTGGTGGGTACTCAGGTTGACCTGAGGGATGACAGTAACACTGTGGAAAAACTTGCCAAAAACAAGCAGCGCCCCATATCgcctgagagtggggagaagctGGCCAAAGACCTCAGAGCTGTCAAATTCGTGGAGTGCTCAGCTCTCACACAG AGAGGCCTGAAGAATGTATTCGACGAGGCGATACTCGCTGCCCTTGAACCTCCAGAGACCAAACCCAAGAAGCGATGCGTCCTTTTGTAG